Proteins co-encoded in one Elusimicrobiota bacterium genomic window:
- the xerD_9 gene encoding Tyrosine recombinase XerD yields the protein MTESAELLEHFLTHLRVERGLSPATQSAYRYQIESYLRDVAKQGSNIAASTKETIVAHIGSRQRVGLKPSSIFHLALAIRQFHRFLFAEKLLKIDPTAGLKLPKFQHIIPEPLSVVQMGALLTPLVSVSFASMRTKTMIDTAYNLGLRVSELVNLKIGDVNFEEGFVRVRRGKGGRDRLVPFGQTLKETLLRYVEARNRQPNATSPHLFLSARGRPISRGTFWWLLKRWANRAGIKGRVSPHQLRHSFATHLLNGGANLRGIQAALGHRDIRQTQIYSHVDMTFLRETLQHHPRFSN from the coding sequence ATGACGGAGAGCGCCGAACTTTTGGAGCATTTCCTCACCCACTTACGCGTGGAGCGCGGCCTATCACCGGCTACCCAGTCCGCCTATCGCTACCAAATCGAGAGCTACCTCCGCGACGTTGCTAAGCAAGGATCAAACATCGCCGCCTCCACAAAAGAAACCATCGTGGCGCACATTGGATCGCGGCAACGCGTGGGGCTGAAACCAAGTTCGATTTTTCACCTCGCGCTGGCCATCCGCCAATTCCACAGGTTCTTGTTTGCAGAGAAACTCCTGAAAATTGATCCCACCGCTGGACTCAAACTTCCGAAATTCCAACACATTATTCCGGAGCCCTTGTCTGTAGTCCAAATGGGTGCGCTTTTGACCCCATTGGTTTCGGTTTCCTTCGCGTCCATGCGAACGAAAACCATGATCGACACCGCCTACAATCTAGGGCTTCGGGTTTCGGAATTGGTGAACCTGAAGATTGGCGATGTAAATTTCGAGGAAGGTTTTGTTCGTGTGCGCCGAGGCAAAGGAGGACGGGATCGCCTTGTCCCTTTCGGGCAAACCCTCAAGGAAACGCTCCTGCGCTACGTCGAGGCGAGGAACCGGCAACCAAACGCAACATCACCCCACCTTTTCTTGAGCGCGAGAGGACGGCCCATCAGCCGAGGGACATTCTGGTGGCTTTTGAAACGGTGGGCGAATCGCGCCGGGATCAAGGGACGCGTCTCGCCACACCAGCTTCGGCACTCGTTCGCGACGCATCTTTTAAATGGCGGGGCCAATCTCCGAGGAATTCAAGCGGCGCTGGGGCATCGAGATATAAGGCAAACCCAAATCTACTCGCACGTCGACATGACGTTCTTGAGAGAAACCCTCCAACACCACCCGCGATTTTCGAATTGA